The Pecten maximus chromosome 14, xPecMax1.1, whole genome shotgun sequence genome includes a region encoding these proteins:
- the LOC117342932 gene encoding CD209 antigen-like protein E, whose amino-acid sequence MKDESHSCIREDFCPTMEWLPFNGICYLFLEEQLNADNNLERCASMNASMVRVEDAAVHLTLQQEMARRGITQIWIAANERGTKNHWVWGPGDPVVNEGWAPGEPFGFNKECVILKTNGWNDVNCVNFVSNAVCEASAL is encoded by the exons ATGAAAGACGAAAGCCACAGTTGTATCAGAGAAG ATTTTTGTCCAACTATGGAATGGCTGCCTTTCAACGGCATATGTTACCTATTTTTAGAAGAACAATTAAACGCAGACAATAATTTG GAGCGGTGTGCCAGTATGAACGCCTCAATGGTACGAGTAGAGGATGCTGCTGTGCATCTTACTCTCCAACAGGAAATGGCAAGAAGGG gtattacacaaatatggatTGCTGCAAACGAAAGAGGGACAAAAAACCATTGGGTCTGGGGTCCTGGCGATCCGGTGGTGAATGAAGGGTGGGCACCCGGTGAACCATTTGGTTTCAACAAAGAATGCGTCATCCTTAAGACGAATGGTTGGAATGATGTGAATTGTGTCAACTTTGTTAGCAACGCCGTGTGCGAAGCCAGTGCCTTATAA